The following coding sequences are from one Streptomyces sp. NBC_01232 window:
- a CDS encoding nuclear transport factor 2 family protein: protein MNEPTPESNGRTRLAYLLGVPLAPEVERQWPQMGEVVRGSKLIGEVEGNFPELTLEVGRRLRLDDDVIVVEWTCDYGDGRLYRNVTIAELRDGRAVRVTDYWGEPTSTPPWRRPLTARLDMPGDGIWKDHDHLGHH, encoded by the coding sequence ATGAACGAGCCGACACCGGAATCGAACGGCCGCACCCGCCTCGCCTACCTCCTCGGGGTGCCGCTCGCCCCGGAGGTCGAGCGGCAATGGCCCCAGATGGGCGAGGTCGTCCGCGGCAGCAAGCTCATCGGTGAGGTCGAGGGGAACTTCCCCGAGCTCACGCTCGAAGTGGGACGACGGCTGCGCCTCGACGACGACGTCATCGTCGTGGAATGGACCTGCGACTACGGCGACGGCCGCCTCTACCGCAACGTCACCATCGCCGAGCTCCGCGACGGCCGGGCCGTACGGGTCACCGACTACTGGGGCGAACCCACCTCCACTCCCCCGTGGCGCCGACCGCTCACCGCCCGCCTCGACATGCCGGGCGACGGCATCTGGAAGGACCACGACCACCTCGGCCACCACTGA
- a CDS encoding NAD-dependent epimerase/dehydratase family protein, with product MRVLVTGGAGFIGSHIVTALKDRGHDPVVLDALLPAAHPGTPPLPDAQFIRADVRDADAVRAALRGVDAVCHQAAMVGLGKDFADAPDYVGCNDLGTAVLLAEMAAAGVRDLVLAGSMVVYGEGRYTCERHGTVRPGPRRTEDLTAGRFEPRCPDCGAELAPGLVGEDAPTDPRNVYATTKLAQEHLAANWARCVEGRAVSLRYHNVYGPGMPRDTPYAGVASFFRSSLARGQAPRVYEDGAQRRDFVHVTDVAAANAVALEAVDARQTGALAVYNTGSGEPHTVGEMATELAAAHGGPAPVVTGEFRLGDVRHITADSARLRKELGWRPTVGFVDGMTEFARAGQRESAGVTG from the coding sequence ATGCGCGTACTCGTCACCGGAGGGGCCGGGTTCATCGGCTCCCACATCGTCACCGCCCTCAAGGACCGCGGGCACGACCCCGTCGTCCTCGACGCCCTGCTGCCCGCCGCCCACCCCGGCACGCCGCCGCTTCCCGACGCCCAGTTCATCCGGGCCGACGTACGGGACGCCGACGCGGTCAGAGCCGCGCTCCGCGGCGTCGACGCGGTGTGCCACCAGGCGGCCATGGTCGGCCTCGGCAAGGACTTCGCCGACGCCCCCGACTATGTCGGCTGCAACGACCTCGGGACGGCGGTGCTGCTGGCCGAGATGGCGGCCGCCGGGGTGAGGGATCTCGTGCTCGCCGGGTCGATGGTGGTCTACGGGGAGGGCCGGTACACGTGCGAACGGCACGGAACGGTACGCCCCGGGCCGCGCCGGACCGAGGACCTGACGGCGGGCCGGTTCGAACCCCGCTGCCCTGACTGCGGAGCCGAACTCGCGCCGGGCCTCGTCGGCGAGGACGCCCCGACGGATCCGCGGAACGTGTACGCGACGACGAAGCTGGCCCAGGAGCACCTCGCGGCGAACTGGGCCCGGTGCGTGGAGGGCCGGGCGGTGTCGCTGCGCTACCACAACGTGTACGGACCCGGCATGCCGCGCGACACCCCGTACGCCGGGGTGGCCTCCTTCTTCCGCTCCTCGCTCGCCCGGGGCCAGGCGCCGCGGGTCTACGAGGACGGCGCGCAGCGAAGAGACTTCGTCCACGTCACGGACGTGGCCGCGGCCAACGCGGTGGCACTCGAGGCGGTCGATGCCCGGCAGACGGGCGCGCTCGCCGTGTACAACACCGGCAGCGGGGAGCCCCACACGGTCGGCGAGATGGCCACCGAGCTGGCCGCGGCGCACGGCGGACCCGCCCCGGTGGTGACGGGCGAGTTCCGCCTCGGCGACGTACGGCACATCACCGCCGACTCCGCCCGCCTGCGCAAGGAGCTGGGCTGGCGTCCGACGGTCGGCTTCGTCGACGGCATGACCGAGTTCGCCCGGGCCGGCCAGCGCGAGTCGGCCGGTGTGACCGGCTGA
- a CDS encoding carboxymuconolactone decarboxylase family protein, with amino-acid sequence MNMSRLTPIDPATATGPAAPLLAQVQKSLGLTPNMTKVMANSPALLKGYLALSGALAGGALAAGVREQLAITTAEYNGCEYCLSAHTYIGEHIAKVDPGELERARHAEASDAHTAALLTLSDAVVRGRGAVDDGAVQAARDAGVTDAEIGEVVGHIALNVLTNYFNVLAEVENDWPVVTPHAHVA; translated from the coding sequence ATGAACATGTCGAGGCTCACCCCGATCGACCCCGCCACCGCGACCGGCCCGGCGGCCCCGCTGCTCGCCCAGGTGCAGAAGTCCCTCGGCCTCACCCCGAACATGACCAAGGTGATGGCCAACAGCCCGGCCCTGCTCAAGGGCTACCTGGCACTGTCCGGCGCCCTGGCCGGCGGCGCCCTGGCCGCAGGCGTGCGGGAGCAGCTCGCGATCACAACCGCCGAGTACAACGGGTGCGAGTACTGCCTGTCCGCCCACACCTACATCGGTGAGCACATCGCCAAGGTCGACCCCGGTGAGCTCGAGCGGGCCCGCCACGCCGAGGCATCCGATGCGCACACCGCCGCCCTGCTGACCCTGTCGGATGCCGTCGTCCGCGGCAGGGGCGCGGTGGACGACGGCGCCGTGCAGGCGGCGCGGGACGCGGGCGTCACCGACGCCGAGATCGGTGAGGTCGTGGGCCACATCGCGCTGAACGTGCTGACGAACTACTTCAACGTGCTCGCCGAGGTGGAGAACGACTGGCCCGTCGTCACGCCGCACGCGCACGTCGCCTGA
- a CDS encoding potassium channel family protein has protein sequence MVVCGDDGLARRLAAELRDVYREHVTLVVPTTGEARSSSARRPAGGGRFGLLGRIPAARAAMADAQATAVRGRTLEAGEPTEEVLAAAGVTRAAALALVYEDDATNLRAALIARRLNPRLRLVIRLYNRKLGQHLEELLDQAAIVAEPGIDLRELDSSTTVLSDADTAAPALAATAVAGTSKIVQADGLLLRAVERTPPQRGQTADPGLCTLALLSATTSDPAGNEGSELSGDQGPQLLPDDREVTAATGRGIVALEAVTHTGAAQAAPRLGPAALPFGSLFSRQLRWSLVGIVAAVAAIAAASWQTTGEHPLHAAYITLLDIFAINDPAVDEPPQRQVLQILSGFVGLLLLPVLVAAALEALGAFRTATALRRPPRRLSGHVVLLGLGKIGTRVLVRLHELQIPVVCVENDPEARGLALARRLRIPVVLGDVTEEGVLETAGIHRSHALLALTSSDTTNLEAALYARSINAEVRVALRLYDDGFATAVYRTLRAAHPTALTRSRSVTHLAAPAFAGAMMGRQVLGAIPVERRVLLFAAVDVAGHPQLEGRTITESFRPGAWRVIAIDTTALEERRPDLASSAREDDGRHPGLIWELHPGYVLRPQDRVVLAATRRGLAELLGHVAPHTTDHPGGGYR, from the coding sequence ATGGTTGTCTGCGGCGACGACGGGCTCGCTCGCCGACTCGCTGCCGAGCTGCGTGACGTGTACCGGGAGCACGTCACCCTCGTCGTACCCACCACCGGCGAGGCTCGGTCCAGCTCTGCCCGCAGACCGGCCGGCGGAGGGCGATTCGGGCTGCTGGGACGGATTCCGGCCGCGCGAGCAGCCATGGCCGACGCCCAGGCGACAGCAGTACGTGGACGCACACTCGAGGCGGGAGAGCCAACAGAGGAGGTGCTCGCCGCCGCAGGAGTGACCCGAGCTGCAGCCCTGGCGCTCGTGTACGAAGACGACGCCACCAACCTGCGCGCCGCTCTGATCGCTCGACGGCTCAACCCACGACTGAGACTGGTCATCCGGCTCTACAACCGTAAACTCGGCCAACACCTGGAGGAACTCCTGGACCAAGCCGCGATCGTCGCGGAACCAGGCATCGACCTGCGGGAACTCGACTCCTCGACGACCGTGCTGTCGGACGCCGACACCGCCGCGCCCGCCCTCGCCGCGACGGCAGTCGCAGGCACCAGCAAGATCGTGCAGGCGGACGGCCTGCTGCTGCGAGCGGTGGAGCGCACACCCCCGCAGCGTGGACAGACTGCCGACCCCGGCCTGTGCACGTTGGCCTTGCTCTCGGCGACGACCAGCGATCCCGCCGGCAACGAGGGGTCCGAGCTCAGCGGAGACCAAGGCCCGCAACTGCTGCCCGACGACCGTGAGGTGACCGCCGCGACAGGGCGTGGCATCGTGGCCCTGGAAGCGGTGACCCACACGGGAGCCGCGCAGGCCGCACCCCGCCTGGGCCCCGCTGCGCTCCCGTTCGGCTCGCTCTTCTCACGGCAGCTGCGCTGGTCGCTGGTCGGCATCGTGGCGGCCGTCGCTGCCATAGCCGCGGCCTCCTGGCAGACGACGGGGGAACACCCCCTGCATGCGGCGTACATCACTCTCCTGGACATCTTCGCGATCAACGATCCGGCGGTGGACGAGCCGCCGCAGCGCCAGGTTCTGCAGATCCTCTCCGGCTTCGTCGGCCTGCTCCTACTGCCGGTCCTGGTGGCGGCCGCATTGGAAGCCCTGGGAGCCTTCCGCACGGCGACGGCCCTTCGGCGGCCCCCGCGCCGCCTGTCCGGGCATGTGGTGCTGCTCGGCCTCGGCAAGATCGGGACACGCGTACTGGTACGGCTCCACGAGCTGCAAATCCCTGTGGTGTGCGTCGAGAACGACCCCGAGGCCCGCGGACTGGCCCTCGCCCGCCGCCTGCGCATCCCCGTCGTCCTCGGCGACGTCACCGAAGAGGGCGTGCTGGAGACCGCCGGCATCCACCGGTCCCACGCCCTGCTCGCTCTGACCAGTTCCGACACCACCAACCTCGAAGCGGCGCTCTATGCTCGCTCAATCAACGCCGAGGTTCGTGTGGCCCTGCGCCTGTACGACGACGGCTTCGCCACAGCCGTCTACCGCACTCTGCGAGCCGCGCACCCCACCGCCCTGACCCGCAGCCGCAGCGTCACTCACCTCGCCGCCCCCGCCTTCGCCGGAGCGATGATGGGACGACAGGTACTGGGCGCCATCCCCGTCGAGCGCCGCGTCCTGCTGTTCGCCGCCGTCGATGTGGCAGGCCATCCACAACTCGAAGGCCGCACCATCACCGAATCCTTCCGTCCTGGAGCCTGGCGGGTGATCGCCATCGACACCACCGCACTCGAGGAACGCCGGCCCGACCTGGCCTCCTCCGCACGTGAAGACGACGGCCGACACCCCGGGCTGATCTGGGAGCTCCACCCAGGCTACGTACTCAGGCCGCAGGACCGTGTCGTCCTGGCCGCCACCCGCCGCGGTCTCGCCGAACTCCTCGGCCACGTGGCCCCCCACACCACAGACCACCCAGGTGGTGGCTACCGCTGA
- a CDS encoding TfoX/Sxy family protein — MTYDEGLAQRIRERLGERPAVTEKRMFGGLAFLLHGNMTVGVSGDEVIARVGPDGTEQALARPEARPMDFTGRPMRGWVTVSGPALAEDAVLDHWVTTAVAFADTLPPK; from the coding sequence ATGACGTACGACGAAGGGCTGGCCCAGCGGATCCGGGAGCGGCTCGGTGAGCGGCCCGCCGTCACCGAGAAACGGATGTTCGGCGGTCTCGCGTTCCTGCTGCACGGCAACATGACCGTGGGCGTGTCCGGCGACGAGGTCATTGCCCGTGTGGGTCCGGACGGGACCGAACAGGCTCTCGCCCGCCCGGAGGCCCGGCCCATGGACTTCACCGGTCGCCCGATGCGCGGCTGGGTGACGGTGAGCGGCCCGGCCCTGGCGGAGGATGCCGTGCTGGACCACTGGGTCACGACGGCAGTGGCGTTCGCGGACACGCTGCCGCCCAAGTGA
- a CDS encoding class I SAM-dependent methyltransferase: protein MTAQLAEPATRTWQADPYAVALRTGQGPLFLRRRDGWLLPLEVERWCAEPDAADDTVLARCTGPVLDIGCGPGRLVAALAGLGHTALGVDVTPEAVARTERAGGSALCRSVFDPLPREGSWGTVLLIDGNIGIGGDPGALLHRAAELTAPGGSLLVEVAAADVDERVEVYVEDGTGGRGASFWWARLGARALCAAARSAGWTPYDTWQTTGRHFVHLTR, encoded by the coding sequence ATGACCGCCCAGCTCGCCGAGCCCGCCACCCGTACCTGGCAGGCGGATCCGTACGCGGTCGCCCTCCGCACGGGGCAGGGGCCGCTGTTCCTGCGTCGACGCGACGGCTGGCTGCTGCCGCTGGAGGTCGAACGGTGGTGCGCCGAGCCCGACGCGGCCGACGACACCGTCCTGGCCCGGTGCACCGGGCCCGTCCTCGACATCGGCTGCGGACCGGGCCGACTGGTCGCCGCCCTCGCCGGGCTCGGCCATACGGCACTCGGTGTCGACGTCACCCCCGAGGCCGTGGCCCGTACCGAGCGGGCGGGCGGCAGCGCCCTGTGCCGGTCGGTGTTCGACCCGCTTCCCCGCGAAGGCAGCTGGGGCACCGTCCTGCTCATCGACGGCAACATCGGCATCGGCGGGGACCCCGGAGCCCTGCTGCACCGCGCCGCCGAACTGACCGCACCCGGTGGTTCCCTGCTGGTCGAGGTCGCCGCCGCCGACGTCGACGAACGCGTCGAGGTGTACGTCGAGGACGGCACCGGCGGCCGCGGAGCCTCCTTCTGGTGGGCCCGGCTCGGCGCCCGCGCCCTGTGCGCCGCGGCGAGGTCCGCGGGCTGGACCCCGTACGACACCTGGCAAACGACGGGCCGGCACTTCGTACACCTCACGCGCTGA
- a CDS encoding glycosyltransferase family 2 protein: MTPSACRPPRADLVLPCLDEAEALPWVLARVPAGWRAIVVDNGSTDGSADIARSLGATVVHETRRGFGAACHAGLLAARAELVCFCDCDASMDPGLLAPMAERVAGGEADLLLGRRRPQGRGAWPAHARAGNIALARMLRRRTGLRLHDLGPMRVARREALLGLELTDRRSGYPLQMVVRAADAGWKVAETDIPYLPRSGKSKVTGTWRGTWRAVRDMRRVLAEPPGARPAPTEGVSA; the protein is encoded by the coding sequence GTGACTCCTTCTGCTTGTCGTCCGCCCCGCGCGGACCTCGTACTGCCGTGCCTCGACGAGGCGGAAGCCCTCCCCTGGGTCTTGGCGCGGGTGCCGGCCGGGTGGCGGGCCATCGTCGTCGACAACGGCTCCACCGACGGCTCGGCCGACATCGCCCGCTCCCTCGGCGCCACCGTCGTGCACGAGACCCGGCGCGGCTTCGGCGCCGCCTGCCACGCCGGACTGCTAGCCGCACGCGCCGAACTGGTCTGCTTCTGCGACTGCGACGCCTCCATGGACCCCGGGCTGCTCGCCCCCATGGCCGAGCGGGTCGCGGGCGGCGAGGCGGACCTCCTGCTCGGCCGGCGCCGCCCGCAGGGCCGCGGCGCCTGGCCCGCGCACGCGCGTGCCGGAAACATCGCCCTGGCCCGCATGCTGCGCCGCCGCACCGGCCTGCGGCTCCACGACCTCGGACCGATGCGGGTCGCCCGCCGCGAGGCACTGCTCGGCCTGGAGCTGACCGACCGGCGCAGCGGCTACCCGCTGCAGATGGTCGTACGGGCCGCCGACGCGGGCTGGAAGGTGGCCGAGACGGACATCCCGTACCTCCCCCGATCCGGGAAGTCCAAGGTCACCGGCACCTGGCGGGGTACCTGGCGCGCGGTACGGGACATGCGCAGGGTCCTGGCCGAGCCGCCGGGCGCCCGACCCGCACCGACCGAGGGGGTCTCCGCATGA
- a CDS encoding TIGR04282 family arsenosugar biosynthesis glycosyltransferase — MSTLLVIAKAPVAGRVKTRLTTQFTPQQAADLALAALQDTLAAVLATPARRRVLVLDGHPGPWIPDGIEVVPQCTGGLDVRLAAAFALAEGPSLLVGMDTPQVTPGLLAPGLDFTGADAWFGPADDGGFWALGLAHPDPALLLGVPMSVAHTGEVQRQRLTDAGLSVRDLPELCDVDTPADAEQVAAAAPRTRFATLHHGMRAVTR; from the coding sequence ATGAGCACCCTCCTCGTCATCGCCAAGGCGCCCGTCGCCGGGCGCGTGAAAACCCGACTGACCACGCAGTTCACCCCGCAGCAGGCCGCCGACCTGGCCCTCGCCGCACTCCAGGACACCCTCGCCGCGGTCCTTGCCACGCCGGCCCGGCGCCGCGTCCTGGTCCTCGACGGACATCCGGGCCCTTGGATCCCGGACGGCATCGAGGTCGTCCCGCAGTGCACGGGCGGCCTGGACGTCCGACTGGCCGCCGCGTTCGCCCTGGCCGAAGGACCGAGCCTGCTGGTCGGCATGGACACCCCGCAGGTCACTCCCGGCCTGCTCGCGCCCGGGCTCGACTTCACCGGGGCGGACGCCTGGTTCGGGCCCGCCGACGACGGAGGGTTCTGGGCCCTCGGCCTCGCCCACCCCGACCCCGCCCTGCTGCTCGGCGTCCCCATGTCCGTGGCACACACCGGCGAGGTCCAGCGGCAGCGCCTGACCGATGCGGGGCTCTCCGTACGGGACCTGCCCGAGCTGTGCGACGTGGACACCCCCGCCGACGCGGAACAGGTCGCGGCCGCAGCCCCGCGGACGCGCTTCGCCACCCTGCACCACGGCATGCGCGCGGTGACCCGATGA
- a CDS encoding SRPBCC family protein codes for MKVDVLTEAVIAAPCDKVAAYAADPTHAPEWYANITSADWRTPPPVAIGSKVAFVARFLGRRLAYTYEITAHEPGRRLVMRMDEGPFPMETTYTWEPYGEGLDRTRMTLRNRGEPSGFASLGAIVMAAAMRRAQHKDLAALKALLER; via the coding sequence ATGAAGGTCGACGTGCTGACCGAGGCCGTGATCGCCGCCCCCTGCGACAAGGTCGCCGCCTACGCGGCCGACCCCACGCACGCACCCGAGTGGTACGCGAACATCACCTCCGCCGACTGGCGGACCCCGCCACCGGTGGCGATCGGCTCCAAGGTGGCCTTCGTAGCCCGCTTCCTCGGCAGGCGGCTGGCCTACACGTACGAGATCACCGCGCACGAGCCCGGGCGCCGACTGGTGATGCGCATGGACGAAGGCCCTTTCCCCATGGAGACCACCTACACCTGGGAGCCGTACGGGGAAGGCTTGGACCGCACCCGCATGACCCTCCGTAACCGCGGCGAGCCCAGCGGATTCGCCTCCCTCGGCGCCATCGTGATGGCGGCGGCCATGCGCCGCGCCCAGCACAAGGACCTGGCGGCACTCAAGGCGCTGCTGGAGCGGTGA
- a CDS encoding pyridoxamine 5'-phosphate oxidase family protein, with protein MNRSNEMPAEVFHPGELAVQQQAGVRAEAARLSGMLRPPDLRGGAAGFLAERTLAAITARDDFGRLWISPLTGPPGVLDVIAASTLRVRTAPAAADPLHSLPPGQPVGLLAIDFATRRRFRVNGTLTTADEDGLTLQVDQAYGNCPQYIQRRHLQPGPAVAGDGDGAPVRYATSLASDQARLIRAADTFFLGTTHPERGNDASHRGGPPGFVRVEDDSLWWPDYPGNNMFNSLGNLAVDSAAALVFADFATGHAVHLSGTAVLEWSPDGSDDDEGGTGRRVRFHISSVVDGSGAPRHAPHPVRRPPHRKD; from the coding sequence ATGAACCGATCGAACGAAATGCCTGCCGAGGTCTTCCACCCCGGCGAGCTCGCCGTACAGCAGCAGGCCGGCGTGCGCGCAGAGGCCGCCCGGCTCTCCGGCATGCTCCGCCCGCCCGACCTGCGTGGCGGGGCGGCCGGCTTCCTCGCCGAACGCACACTCGCCGCGATCACGGCGCGCGACGACTTCGGCCGGCTGTGGATCTCACCGCTGACCGGACCGCCCGGCGTCCTCGACGTCATCGCGGCATCCACTCTGCGCGTACGCACCGCACCCGCCGCCGCCGACCCGCTCCACTCGCTCCCTCCCGGTCAGCCGGTCGGCCTGCTGGCCATCGACTTCGCCACCCGCCGTCGCTTCCGGGTCAACGGGACGCTCACCACCGCGGACGAGGACGGCCTCACGCTCCAAGTCGATCAGGCGTACGGCAACTGTCCCCAGTACATCCAGCGGCGTCACCTCCAACCCGGACCCGCTGTCGCCGGGGACGGGGACGGCGCCCCGGTGCGGTACGCCACCTCCTTGGCGTCCGATCAGGCCCGGCTCATCCGTGCGGCCGACACCTTCTTCCTGGGCACCACCCATCCGGAGCGCGGCAACGACGCCTCGCACCGTGGTGGGCCGCCCGGTTTCGTCCGCGTCGAGGACGACAGCCTCTGGTGGCCCGACTATCCGGGCAACAACATGTTCAACAGCCTCGGCAATCTGGCCGTCGACAGCGCCGCGGCACTGGTGTTCGCCGATTTCGCCACGGGGCACGCCGTGCACCTGTCCGGCACCGCGGTCCTGGAGTGGTCTCCTGATGGCTCCGACGACGATGAGGGCGGCACTGGCCGCCGGGTCCGTTTCCACATCAGCAGCGTGGTCGACGGCTCCGGCGCACCCCGACACGCGCCGCATCCGGTCCGCCGCCCACCGCACAGGAAGGACTGA
- a CDS encoding CGNR zinc finger domain-containing protein: MDSTDPGTSAPLLGEPLPIELMNTIWADRDGVHDAIAGPDGAVAWLRAVGPRLTPSAPAVGAWLDAERPAGAEKAAAGLRGLRDALRRLAAEATEDPRPDAQSAIGTRDAALAALNEACSATPVWATLHWPSDGDPIRIVRTSDLAGQAVVAMLAGQAVDLFTGDMRPQLRACLAPGCVLYFVKQHPRREWCSAGCGNRARVARHYQRHRVTKTDPES, from the coding sequence GTGGACAGCACAGACCCCGGTACGAGCGCACCGCTGCTCGGCGAACCGCTCCCGATCGAGCTGATGAACACGATCTGGGCCGATCGGGACGGCGTACACGACGCGATCGCCGGCCCCGACGGAGCTGTCGCATGGCTGCGGGCCGTCGGCCCCCGACTGACGCCCTCGGCTCCCGCGGTCGGTGCCTGGCTCGACGCCGAACGGCCCGCCGGAGCGGAAAAGGCCGCTGCCGGGCTGCGCGGCTTGAGGGACGCATTGCGCAGGCTCGCCGCCGAGGCGACCGAGGACCCGAGGCCGGACGCGCAGTCGGCCATCGGCACCCGGGACGCCGCACTCGCGGCACTGAACGAGGCGTGCAGTGCGACGCCGGTGTGGGCGACGCTCCACTGGCCTTCGGACGGCGACCCGATCCGCATCGTGCGCACCAGCGACCTCGCGGGGCAGGCGGTGGTCGCCATGCTGGCCGGACAAGCCGTCGACCTGTTCACCGGCGACATGCGGCCGCAGCTGCGTGCCTGCCTGGCGCCGGGCTGCGTGCTCTACTTCGTGAAGCAGCACCCCCGCCGCGAATGGTGCTCGGCCGGCTGCGGCAACCGTGCCCGCGTCGCACGGCACTACCAGCGCCACCGGGTCACCAAGACCGATCCCGAGTCCTGA
- a CDS encoding dihydrofolate reductase family protein, whose protein sequence is MRTLISTAFISLDGVVEGPGGEPGYRNSGWTFKDVEFLPEAFEIKGREQKEAAAMLLGRSSYEAFSPVWPDMADFADYKVMPKYVVSTTLTEDDLVSNWGETTILRSLDEVAALKDAEGGPIIVHGSAALNQGLSDAGLIDRYHLLVFPLLLGAGKRLFSGTDKDTQKLKLVEHEAYANGLQKMVFDVVR, encoded by the coding sequence ATGCGCACCTTGATCAGCACCGCCTTCATCTCCCTCGACGGCGTCGTGGAGGGCCCGGGCGGGGAGCCCGGCTACCGCAACTCCGGATGGACCTTCAAGGACGTCGAGTTCCTCCCTGAGGCATTCGAGATCAAGGGGCGGGAGCAGAAGGAAGCCGCCGCGATGCTGCTGGGACGGAGCAGTTACGAGGCGTTCAGCCCGGTGTGGCCCGACATGGCGGACTTCGCCGACTACAAGGTGATGCCGAAGTACGTCGTCTCCACCACCCTCACCGAGGACGACCTGGTGTCGAATTGGGGCGAGACCACGATCCTGCGCTCGCTCGACGAGGTCGCCGCGCTGAAGGACGCCGAGGGCGGTCCGATCATCGTCCACGGCAGCGCAGCGCTGAACCAGGGCCTCTCGGACGCGGGCCTGATCGACCGCTACCACCTGCTCGTCTTCCCGCTCCTGCTCGGAGCCGGTAAGCGTCTGTTCAGCGGCACGGACAAGGACACCCAGAAGCTGAAGCTCGTCGAGCATGAGGCCTACGCCAACGGCCTGCAGAAGATGGTCTTCGACGTCGTCCGCTGA
- a CDS encoding zinc-binding dehydrogenase, whose translation MKAIVISAHGGPEVLTLTELPDPVPADGEVLVRVKAFGLNHAEAYMRSGAWGKVAAVPGIECAGLVEDDPSGELPVGTRVVAILGGMGRTRNGSYAELVTVPATNVVAVRSSLDWADLAAVPEVYATAWSGLFGNLDLRPGETVVVRGATSSLGQAAVNLAVDHGATVLATTRDPLRAPLLKELGAADVLIDDGALATQVAEREIGVDAVFDVVGNSVLRDSLALVRPRGRVCQLGFLGGFEPVRDFDPIADLPSGVRLSFFGSAFVLGTPAFPLTDVPLDEIYAKVHAGGLRARPARVFRFGEIVEAHRVMEAGEALGKMVVTVG comes from the coding sequence ATGAAGGCCATCGTCATCTCCGCCCACGGCGGCCCCGAGGTCCTCACCCTCACCGAGCTGCCGGACCCGGTGCCCGCCGACGGTGAAGTGCTGGTCCGGGTCAAGGCGTTCGGCCTCAACCACGCGGAGGCCTACATGCGCAGCGGTGCCTGGGGAAAGGTCGCCGCCGTCCCCGGGATCGAGTGCGCCGGACTGGTGGAGGACGATCCGTCCGGCGAACTCCCCGTCGGGACCCGGGTGGTGGCGATCCTCGGCGGCATGGGGCGGACCCGCAACGGAAGCTACGCGGAGCTGGTGACCGTACCGGCGACCAACGTGGTCGCCGTGCGCTCCTCGCTGGACTGGGCCGACCTTGCGGCGGTACCCGAGGTGTACGCGACGGCGTGGAGCGGCCTGTTCGGAAACCTGGACCTGCGGCCGGGCGAAACCGTCGTTGTGAGGGGAGCGACCTCCTCGCTCGGCCAGGCCGCGGTCAACCTGGCGGTCGACCACGGCGCGACCGTCCTCGCCACGACCCGGGATCCGCTGCGGGCGCCCCTGCTGAAGGAGCTCGGGGCTGCCGACGTACTCATCGACGACGGCGCGCTCGCCACCCAGGTCGCGGAGCGGGAGATCGGCGTCGACGCGGTGTTCGACGTCGTCGGCAACAGCGTCCTGCGTGACTCGCTGGCCCTGGTCCGGCCGCGCGGCCGGGTCTGCCAGCTCGGCTTCCTGGGCGGATTCGAGCCCGTACGCGACTTCGACCCGATCGCCGACCTCCCCAGCGGAGTCCGGCTCAGCTTCTTCGGCAGCGCCTTCGTGCTGGGCACCCCGGCGTTCCCGCTCACCGACGTACCGCTGGACGAGATCTACGCCAAGGTCCACGCCGGTGGCCTGCGGGCCCGTCCCGCCCGGGTCTTCCGGTTCGGTGAGATCGTCGAAGCCCATCGGGTCATGGAGGCCGGAGAAGCCCTCGGGAAGATGGTCGTCACCGTCGGCTGA